The proteins below are encoded in one region of Salvelinus alpinus chromosome 27, SLU_Salpinus.1, whole genome shotgun sequence:
- the vipas39 gene encoding spermatogenesis-defective protein 39 homolog isoform X2 has product MTRGKPDEEEYWNNSKFKAFTFDDEDDDFTKLKESKRAVNSIRSLVEEEDEEDDVEKVSWSGEPVGSISWSVKETESSIRSTGEVRDQSFPKIHTAPSLPKNSSGYSLSSLFKGKAKTGSFQSFSESFGDPSIRNYAPELRKPKSEYKDYVSDWTPEETVKRMQQGKVYSLEKFRSLQDKLLLLDEAVNAHDGNVITAVLIYLKKSLSKEILFRELITREIALSHYIHYLKEIGEQKLLVELFKSLDRTEDMALMQYRDHLNIRDENKRRDFLKNCLSLPFSPDDATHVQDHYTLLERQIIIEANDKQVESSGQADIFKKYPRKASILNMPIITTLYYSCFYHYGESDGTFSSPANIRKTFRISDKQFLLTCLGARAKLKAWFDVDALFTTKNWLGYTKKRSPIGFHRIVDILQKNNAPVQVLQDYVNLVEDAEQKISLAQKYKCHDVIINTYRDLKDRQQLIVYRGKVERGSSEYRKIEEILSNSQIRWKN; this is encoded by the exons ATGACAAGGGGTAAACCAGATGAGGAGGAATACTGGAACAATTCGAAGTTCAAAGCTTTCACAtttgatgatgaagatgatgacttTACCAAG CTAAAGGAATCCAAGCGGGCTGTGAACAGTATCCGCAGCCtggtagaggaagaggatgaagaaGATGATGTGGAGAAGGTCAGCTGGAGTGGAGAGCCTGTTGGAA GTATCTCGTGGTCGGTCAAGGAGACAGAATCCAGCATTCGCTCCACAGGAGAGGTGCGGGACCAGAGCTTCCCCAAAATCCACACTGCCCCTTCGTTGCCCAAGAATAGTTCTGGCTACTCCTTAAGCTCCTTATTCAAAG GAAAGGCCAAAACTGGGAGCTTCCAGTCCTTCTCTGAGT CTTTCGGTGATCCATCCATCCGAAATTACGCCCCGGAACTTCGGAAACCAAAATCTGAATACAAG GACTACGTCAGTGACTGGACCCCTGAGGAGACTGTGAAGAGGATGCAGCAGGGAAAG GTCTACTCTTTGGAGAAGTTCCGCTCCTTACAGGACAAACTGCTGCTACTGGACGAGGCTGTGAATGCACATGATGGAAACGTCATCACTGCG GTTTTAATATATTTAAAGAAGTCATTAAGTAAAG AGATTCTCTTCCGGGAGTTGATAACAAGAGAAATAGCTCTTAGTCATTATATCCACTACCTGAAGGAAATAGGAGAACAGAAGCTTTTGGTGGAGCTTTTCAA GTCCCTGGACAGAACAGAAGACATGGCG CTCATGCAGTACAGAGATCACCTCAACATCAGAGACGAGAACAAGAGGAGGGACTTTCTGAAGAACTGCCTCAG TCTCCCCTTCTCACCAGACGATGCCACTCACGTTCAAGACCACTACACACTCCTGGAAAGGCAGATTATCATCGAG GCTAACGACAAACAGGTGGAGAGTAGCGGCCAGGCGGACATCTTTAAGAAATACCCGCGGAAAGCCTCCATCCTCAACATGCCCATCATCACTACTCTCTATTACTCCTGCTTCTACCATTATGGGGAGTCTGAT GGCACGTTCAGCAGTCCAGCCAACATACGGAAGACCttcagg ATTTCAGATAAACAGTTTCTCCTCACATGTCTGGGTGCGAGGGCGAAGCTGAAAGCCTGGTTCGATGTGGACGCTCTGTTCACCACCAAGAACTGGCTGGGCTACACCAAGAAGAGGTCTCCCATTGGCTTCCATAGAATAGTGGACATCCTTCAGAAAAACAACGCACCAGTACAG GTGTTGCAGGATTACGTAAACCTGGTTGAAGACGCGGAGCAGAAGATCAGTTTGGCGCAGAAGTATAAGTGTCACGACGTCATCATCAAT ACGTACAGGGACCTGAAGGACCGGCAGCAGTTGATTGTGTACCgggggaaggtggagagaggctCATCGGAGTACAGGAAGATCGAGGAAATCCTCAGCAACTCG CAAATCCGATGGAAAAACTGA
- the vipas39 gene encoding spermatogenesis-defective protein 39 homolog isoform X1 has protein sequence METWLCGNTNPKKMTRGKPDEEEYWNNSKFKAFTFDDEDDDFTKLKESKRAVNSIRSLVEEEDEEDDVEKVSWSGEPVGSISWSVKETESSIRSTGEVRDQSFPKIHTAPSLPKNSSGYSLSSLFKGKAKTGSFQSFSESFGDPSIRNYAPELRKPKSEYKDYVSDWTPEETVKRMQQGKVYSLEKFRSLQDKLLLLDEAVNAHDGNVITAVLIYLKKSLSKEILFRELITREIALSHYIHYLKEIGEQKLLVELFKSLDRTEDMALMQYRDHLNIRDENKRRDFLKNCLSLPFSPDDATHVQDHYTLLERQIIIEANDKQVESSGQADIFKKYPRKASILNMPIITTLYYSCFYHYGESDGTFSSPANIRKTFRISDKQFLLTCLGARAKLKAWFDVDALFTTKNWLGYTKKRSPIGFHRIVDILQKNNAPVQVLQDYVNLVEDAEQKISLAQKYKCHDVIINTYRDLKDRQQLIVYRGKVERGSSEYRKIEEILSNSQIRWKN, from the exons ATGACAAGGGGTAAACCAGATGAGGAGGAATACTGGAACAATTCGAAGTTCAAAGCTTTCACAtttgatgatgaagatgatgacttTACCAAG CTAAAGGAATCCAAGCGGGCTGTGAACAGTATCCGCAGCCtggtagaggaagaggatgaagaaGATGATGTGGAGAAGGTCAGCTGGAGTGGAGAGCCTGTTGGAA GTATCTCGTGGTCGGTCAAGGAGACAGAATCCAGCATTCGCTCCACAGGAGAGGTGCGGGACCAGAGCTTCCCCAAAATCCACACTGCCCCTTCGTTGCCCAAGAATAGTTCTGGCTACTCCTTAAGCTCCTTATTCAAAG GAAAGGCCAAAACTGGGAGCTTCCAGTCCTTCTCTGAGT CTTTCGGTGATCCATCCATCCGAAATTACGCCCCGGAACTTCGGAAACCAAAATCTGAATACAAG GACTACGTCAGTGACTGGACCCCTGAGGAGACTGTGAAGAGGATGCAGCAGGGAAAG GTCTACTCTTTGGAGAAGTTCCGCTCCTTACAGGACAAACTGCTGCTACTGGACGAGGCTGTGAATGCACATGATGGAAACGTCATCACTGCG GTTTTAATATATTTAAAGAAGTCATTAAGTAAAG AGATTCTCTTCCGGGAGTTGATAACAAGAGAAATAGCTCTTAGTCATTATATCCACTACCTGAAGGAAATAGGAGAACAGAAGCTTTTGGTGGAGCTTTTCAA GTCCCTGGACAGAACAGAAGACATGGCG CTCATGCAGTACAGAGATCACCTCAACATCAGAGACGAGAACAAGAGGAGGGACTTTCTGAAGAACTGCCTCAG TCTCCCCTTCTCACCAGACGATGCCACTCACGTTCAAGACCACTACACACTCCTGGAAAGGCAGATTATCATCGAG GCTAACGACAAACAGGTGGAGAGTAGCGGCCAGGCGGACATCTTTAAGAAATACCCGCGGAAAGCCTCCATCCTCAACATGCCCATCATCACTACTCTCTATTACTCCTGCTTCTACCATTATGGGGAGTCTGAT GGCACGTTCAGCAGTCCAGCCAACATACGGAAGACCttcagg ATTTCAGATAAACAGTTTCTCCTCACATGTCTGGGTGCGAGGGCGAAGCTGAAAGCCTGGTTCGATGTGGACGCTCTGTTCACCACCAAGAACTGGCTGGGCTACACCAAGAAGAGGTCTCCCATTGGCTTCCATAGAATAGTGGACATCCTTCAGAAAAACAACGCACCAGTACAG GTGTTGCAGGATTACGTAAACCTGGTTGAAGACGCGGAGCAGAAGATCAGTTTGGCGCAGAAGTATAAGTGTCACGACGTCATCATCAAT ACGTACAGGGACCTGAAGGACCGGCAGCAGTTGATTGTGTACCgggggaaggtggagagaggctCATCGGAGTACAGGAAGATCGAGGAAATCCTCAGCAACTCG CAAATCCGATGGAAAAACTGA